A window from Gemmatimonadaceae bacterium encodes these proteins:
- the fliF gene encoding flagellar M-ring protein FliF — protein MTEMLGRMGNDRRVMIGVVGVALAVAMFGVTQWLTRPTWVPAATGVELALSGQLTARLDEAGIPNKLDRGGSDVMVQEQDLAAARVALARDGLATGSRPGLELFDQQTWGWNDFTQRVNYRRALEGELERTIGRMGGVDRASVHIAIGERAAFRRSDAKSATASVVLSMRNGQAPSAEVVRGIAQLVSSSVDGLESDQVSVHDVSGRLWSEPNDGSSAVLSARQLRMQQEIEHYLEQKAEAIVADVVGAGNSRIRVSAALNFDRIERTTLSVDPARQAIAQEQKAEIIPGAEGGAASSNVANSYETSKSTEVYSGAVGGIERLTVAVVVNEVRRGANGNTQVVRRSPAELQQLESLVRGAIGLDDARGDGITVVGAPFETVALPTTDAAVPESGPGVVTLIERYQRPALNLVGIGAMAIIALMTLNAIRNSGPGVPTAALASGGNATATASLAAGEAAAPAASPAPSSRPAPRIVFPEADTQVRDRVTQTVEKDPDSAARLVKSWLKEG, from the coding sequence ATGACCGAGATGCTGGGACGGATGGGCAATGACCGCCGCGTGATGATCGGTGTCGTGGGCGTGGCGCTCGCGGTGGCGATGTTCGGCGTGACGCAGTGGCTGACGCGCCCGACCTGGGTGCCGGCGGCGACGGGCGTCGAGCTCGCGCTGAGTGGTCAGTTGACGGCGCGCCTCGACGAGGCGGGCATTCCCAACAAGCTGGACCGCGGTGGCAGCGACGTGATGGTACAGGAGCAGGACCTTGCGGCGGCCCGCGTTGCATTGGCCCGCGACGGTCTCGCCACGGGCAGCCGCCCGGGTCTCGAGCTCTTCGACCAACAGACCTGGGGCTGGAACGACTTCACGCAGCGGGTGAACTACCGCCGTGCGCTCGAGGGCGAACTCGAGCGCACGATCGGCCGCATGGGAGGCGTGGATCGCGCCAGCGTGCATATCGCCATCGGCGAGCGCGCGGCCTTCCGTCGAAGTGACGCCAAGTCGGCCACCGCCTCGGTGGTGCTCTCGATGCGCAACGGCCAGGCACCGAGTGCCGAGGTCGTGCGCGGCATCGCGCAGCTCGTCTCGTCAAGCGTGGACGGACTCGAGTCCGACCAAGTCAGCGTGCACGATGTCTCGGGCCGGCTGTGGTCCGAGCCCAACGATGGAAGCTCGGCCGTGCTCTCCGCGCGGCAGCTGCGGATGCAGCAGGAAATCGAGCACTATCTCGAACAGAAGGCCGAGGCGATCGTCGCCGACGTCGTGGGCGCCGGCAACTCGCGCATCCGCGTATCGGCGGCGCTGAACTTCGACCGTATCGAGCGCACGACGCTCTCGGTCGATCCGGCGCGCCAGGCGATCGCGCAGGAACAGAAGGCCGAGATCATCCCCGGCGCCGAGGGCGGTGCCGCCTCGAGCAACGTGGCGAACAGCTATGAGACGTCGAAGAGCACCGAGGTGTACTCGGGCGCCGTCGGCGGCATCGAGCGCCTCACGGTCGCAGTGGTCGTCAACGAAGTGCGGCGCGGCGCGAACGGCAATACGCAGGTCGTGCGCCGTTCGCCGGCCGAGCTGCAGCAGTTGGAGTCGTTGGTGCGCGGGGCCATCGGCCTCGATGACGCGCGTGGCGACGGAATCACCGTGGTTGGCGCGCCGTTCGAAACGGTTGCGCTGCCGACGACCGACGCGGCAGTTCCCGAGTCCGGCCCCGGCGTGGTCACGCTCATCGAGCGCTACCAGCGACCGGCGCTCAATCTCGTCGGCATCGGCGCGATGGCGATCATCGCGTTGATGACCTTGAATGCGATCCGCAACTCGGGGCCGGGCGTCCCGACCGCAGCGCTTGCCAGCGGCGGCAACGCCACGGCGACGGCTTCGCTTGCTGCCGGTGAGGCGGCCGCGCCTGCCGCCTCGCCCGCGCCGAGCTCACGCCCCGCCCCGCGCATCGTCTTCCCCGAAGCGGACACGCAGGTGCGCGACCGCGTCACGCAGACCGTGGAGAAGGACCCCGACTCCGCCGCCCGGCTCGTGAAGAGCTGGCTCAAGGAAGGCTAA
- the fliE gene encoding flagellar hook-basal body complex protein FliE, translating to MSDPIGAAVARAYELASGAMRVGQDTGVRSFNVLPADGQGDSFADSLTKAINGVSQQQDTATDTLQAFLRGDDVELHRVMAATEEAQIALEMLIEVRNKFTEAYRTLTTMQG from the coding sequence ATGTCCGATCCGATCGGCGCCGCCGTCGCGCGGGCATACGAGCTGGCCAGTGGCGCGATGCGCGTCGGGCAGGACACGGGCGTGCGGTCGTTCAACGTCCTTCCCGCCGACGGGCAGGGCGACAGCTTCGCCGACTCGCTGACCAAGGCGATCAACGGCGTGTCGCAGCAGCAGGACACCGCGACGGACACCCTGCAGGCGTTCCTGCGCGGCGACGACGTGGAGCTGCATCGCGTGATGGCCGCGACGGAAGAGGCGCAGATCGCGCTGGAGATGCTGATCGAGGTGCGCAACAAGTTCACGGAAGCGTATCGCACCCTCACCACGATGCAGGGTTAA
- the flgC gene encoding flagellar basal body rod protein FlgC — translation MPRINPPVNPASLVNKRPPMFRGLGIAASGLDAQRLRMDVAAANIANADVTRTAEGGPYKRRVVELETASQTQFTKALSKAQGLMPAEVAKIAAVSQLPGETGPNQEFGVAVSGVSEDQTAGPRVYEPGHPDADADGYVTYPNVRVTDEIIDLMDARRLFEANATVFQVAKAMLRRAIDI, via the coding sequence GTGCCGCGCATCAACCCGCCGGTGAACCCGGCCTCCTTGGTCAACAAGCGCCCGCCGATGTTCCGCGGGCTTGGCATCGCGGCCAGCGGCCTCGATGCGCAGCGCCTACGGATGGACGTGGCGGCAGCGAACATCGCCAACGCCGACGTCACGCGCACGGCCGAGGGTGGCCCATACAAGCGGCGCGTGGTCGAGCTGGAGACGGCCTCGCAGACGCAGTTCACGAAGGCGCTGAGCAAGGCGCAGGGCTTGATGCCCGCCGAGGTCGCCAAGATCGCCGCGGTCTCGCAGTTGCCGGGCGAGACGGGACCGAACCAGGAGTTCGGCGTCGCGGTGTCCGGCGTGAGCGAGGACCAGACGGCCGGTCCGCGCGTGTACGAGCCCGGCCATCCCGACGCGGATGCCGACGGCTACGTGACGTACCCAAACGTCCGCGTGACGGACGAGATCATTGACTTGATGGACGCGCGGCGCCTGTTCGAGGCGAACGCGACGGTCTTCCAGGTCGCGAAGGCAATGCTGCGCCGCGCAATCGACATCTGA
- a CDS encoding sigma-54-dependent Fis family transcriptional regulator, with protein sequence MATILYVDDEPSVGSIIEDTLERAGHRAVGARSVPEAMDVLARGGIDLIISDYRMPGVTGLEFLSILQREGIDVPVIMLTGYGSIEHAVASLKAGAVDYITKPIRPAQFELAIDQALELVRLRRENEGLRREVMEFRTEKQIIGDSPVMRRLMQTVAMAAPTRATVLLQGESGTGKELIARALHNQSDRSNGPFIQLNCAALPEGLIESALFGHERGAFTGAVKRVAGAFERAHRGTLLLDEVSEMRLDLQAKLLRVLQEQEFERVGGTAPIRVDVRVIATTNRDLAAEAAAGTFRQDLYFRLGVIPVLIPPLRERREDIPLLAQRFAELTAAELGKDVRGIHPDAIRYLSEQDWPGNVRELQHTVERAVIFSSSSVVPMSAFDASRFGLTTGVPTPRSIPNIPPPPSRAVPGVTGTTPVSGGSTPSDGVVTLTTFNVDDAERALIQRALTETNGHRAKAADLLGISVRTLRNKLNAMGVGGGEEPDTNE encoded by the coding sequence ATGGCCACCATCCTCTACGTAGACGACGAGCCGTCGGTGGGCTCGATCATCGAGGACACGCTGGAGCGCGCCGGCCACCGGGCTGTCGGTGCCCGGTCGGTCCCCGAGGCGATGGATGTGCTGGCGCGGGGTGGGATCGACCTCATCATCTCCGACTACCGGATGCCGGGCGTCACGGGGCTCGAGTTCCTGAGCATCCTGCAGCGCGAAGGCATCGACGTGCCGGTGATCATGCTCACCGGCTACGGCAGCATCGAGCACGCGGTGGCCAGCCTGAAGGCCGGCGCGGTGGATTACATCACCAAGCCCATCCGCCCCGCGCAGTTCGAGCTGGCCATCGACCAGGCGCTGGAACTGGTGCGTCTGCGGCGCGAGAACGAGGGCCTGCGGCGTGAGGTGATGGAGTTCCGCACCGAGAAGCAGATCATCGGCGACTCGCCGGTGATGCGCCGCTTGATGCAGACCGTCGCGATGGCGGCGCCCACGCGCGCCACCGTGCTGCTGCAGGGCGAGAGCGGCACGGGCAAGGAACTCATCGCGCGTGCGCTGCACAACCAGAGCGACCGCTCCAACGGACCATTCATTCAATTGAACTGCGCGGCCCTGCCCGAGGGCTTGATCGAGAGCGCGCTGTTCGGCCACGAACGCGGCGCCTTCACCGGCGCGGTGAAGCGCGTGGCCGGCGCCTTCGAGCGCGCGCACCGCGGCACGCTGCTGCTGGACGAGGTCAGCGAGATGCGGCTCGACCTGCAGGCCAAGCTGCTGCGCGTGCTGCAGGAGCAGGAGTTCGAGCGCGTCGGCGGCACGGCGCCGATTCGCGTGGACGTGCGCGTGATCGCGACGACCAATCGCGACCTCGCCGCCGAGGCGGCGGCGGGCACCTTCCGCCAGGACCTCTACTTCCGGCTCGGCGTCATCCCCGTGCTCATCCCGCCTCTGCGGGAGCGGCGCGAGGACATCCCGCTGCTGGCGCAGCGCTTCGCCGAGCTGACGGCGGCGGAATTGGGCAAGGACGTGCGTGGCATCCATCCCGACGCCATTCGCTACCTCTCGGAGCAGGACTGGCCGGGCAACGTGCGCGAGCTGCAGCACACGGTGGAGCGCGCGGTGATCTTCTCCAGCTCGTCCGTGGTGCCGATGTCGGCTTTCGATGCGTCGCGGTTCGGGCTGACGACAGGCGTGCCGACGCCGCGTTCCATCCCGAACATCCCGCCGCCGCCGTCGCGGGCGGTACCCGGCGTGACCGGGACGACACCTGTGTCCGGCGGCTCCACCCCCAGCGACGGCGTGGTCACGCTGACCACGTTCAACGTTGACGACGCGGAACGCGCCTTGATCCAGCGTGCCCTGACCGAGACCAATGGGCACCGAGCGAAGGCGGCTGATCTGCTTGGCATCAGCGTCCGAACCCTGCGCAACAAGCTGAACGCGATGGGGGTCGGCGGCGGCGAGGAGCCGGACACGAACGAGTAG
- the fliS gene encoding flagellar export chaperone FliS encodes MPRPSVQQYREAEILTASPGRLLVITYDALLAAMTRARVGIAMKDEQVTSSGLDRARGLLGELLATLDHSVGGDLSKQLSALYVFLLTEMGSVALRGDVNMLDRHIHIVRELRDAWVQIQDTPQRLAS; translated from the coding sequence ATGCCGCGTCCGTCGGTGCAGCAGTACCGCGAAGCCGAGATCCTCACCGCCTCGCCTGGCCGTCTACTGGTCATCACCTACGATGCCCTGCTGGCCGCGATGACGCGCGCCCGCGTCGGCATCGCGATGAAGGACGAGCAGGTGACGAGCAGCGGCCTCGACCGCGCGCGCGGCCTGCTCGGCGAACTGCTGGCCACGCTGGACCACTCCGTCGGCGGCGATCTCTCCAAGCAGCTCTCCGCCCTCTACGTGTTCCTGCTGACCGAGATGGGGTCGGTGGCGCTGCGTGGGGACGTGAACATGCTGGACCGGCACATCCACATCGTGCGCGAGCTGCGCGATGCCTGGGTGCAGATCCAGGACACGCCGCAGCGGCTGGCCTCGTGA
- the fliD gene encoding flagellar filament capping protein FliD yields the protein MTQPLASISGIASGIQWRDLVDQIMDAEAARRFDPLAQRQSALRSQADAWRQFQTLVGTFRDAASRLQAPTSFDVFKTTLLRPASGRELVSVSAGEKAQPGSYAIEVLGTARAERLSGAVASAATTALGVAGSFSINGRSVTVTADDTLTTLRDKINTAAAGGGSTAVTATLLSSGTGVRLVLGAQATGTAGVELLGDGSGVLQSLGFTDGSVQANIGANGATKTFRVSSGTAAVATMLGIPLPTPSTITVGGQSITVDLENDSLTSIAARIAAATGLPDSARVMSEKVGSSTRYWLETDLPVEVDAGDAVNSARAMAVLGFTKEGRSGIAQVVAATQAYGDSSSGLAATGSSLLSNLTVNGQALALADGDTITIGGTRGDGTTVQHTFAVGAGSTLQDLLDAIGDGTSGFGAGSRSAAASLSAGRVQLSDGTAGDSALSLSLTLTRSGGSSISLGTFNTANGTVGRDRVITAGADAQVRVDGQLIRSSTNTISSAIPGLTISALSAEVGAITTVQVQQDLEAVAKTLRDFATAYNAVQSWATTNSAAGGTLANSSSLRSMAQSMSTALLQTVVGATGVYTSAALAGLERDKNGVLSLKDTAFRAALEADPTGVRRLFSLAGSASDASVEFIAAGSKTQPSDTGYAVDITQVATQAETIGAAFATYSTAGTPDTMSITDGATGRTASVALADGDTLAAIVLRLNTAFAAESVRLTAEESGGALRIVSAEYGSDGGFTVAYTPGSADGTSTLGIAAGSYSGLDVAGSINGVVASGRGQILTGGASDDAEGLAIRYTGATARAAGSVTLSLGIGGVLGRIAQELASEASGAALQSTTATLKADAIDPRLDDIQKRLDARRDALIRQFVAMEGALAKSQALSSALTAQIDSLRATTSDR from the coding sequence ATGACGCAACCTCTCGCATCAATCAGTGGCATTGCCAGCGGCATCCAATGGCGCGACCTCGTGGACCAGATCATGGACGCCGAGGCCGCCCGCCGCTTCGACCCGTTGGCCCAGCGCCAGAGCGCGCTGCGCTCGCAGGCCGACGCCTGGCGGCAATTCCAGACGCTGGTCGGCACCTTCCGTGATGCGGCGTCGCGTCTGCAGGCCCCCACGAGCTTCGATGTCTTCAAGACGACGCTGCTCCGTCCCGCCAGTGGACGTGAGCTGGTCTCAGTCTCCGCCGGCGAGAAGGCTCAACCCGGCAGCTATGCCATCGAGGTGCTCGGCACCGCGCGCGCAGAGCGCCTGAGCGGCGCCGTCGCGTCGGCGGCGACGACCGCGCTTGGCGTGGCCGGCAGCTTCAGCATCAATGGACGCAGCGTCACGGTCACGGCGGATGACACGCTGACCACGCTGCGCGACAAGATCAACACGGCCGCCGCCGGCGGCGGTTCGACCGCTGTGACGGCCACCCTGCTCTCGTCCGGCACCGGCGTTCGCCTCGTGCTCGGCGCGCAGGCCACCGGCACTGCCGGCGTGGAACTGTTGGGCGACGGCAGCGGCGTGCTGCAGTCGCTCGGCTTCACCGACGGCAGCGTGCAGGCCAACATCGGTGCCAATGGCGCCACGAAGACCTTCCGCGTCTCCAGCGGCACGGCCGCGGTGGCCACGATGCTCGGCATCCCGTTGCCGACGCCGTCGACCATCACGGTGGGCGGTCAGAGCATCACGGTCGACCTCGAGAACGACTCGCTGACCAGCATCGCGGCGCGCATCGCGGCGGCCACCGGCCTGCCCGACTCCGCGCGCGTGATGAGCGAGAAAGTGGGATCATCCACGCGCTACTGGCTGGAGACGGATCTCCCGGTCGAAGTGGATGCGGGCGACGCGGTGAACTCGGCGCGCGCGATGGCCGTGCTCGGCTTCACGAAGGAAGGCCGCAGTGGCATTGCCCAGGTCGTGGCCGCGACGCAGGCCTACGGCGACAGCAGCAGCGGACTTGCCGCGACCGGCAGCTCCCTGCTCAGCAACCTCACGGTGAATGGCCAGGCACTCGCGCTGGCCGATGGTGACACGATCACCATCGGTGGCACGCGCGGCGACGGAACAACCGTGCAGCACACCTTCGCGGTTGGCGCGGGCAGCACGCTGCAGGACCTGCTCGATGCCATCGGCGATGGCACGAGTGGCTTCGGCGCCGGCAGCCGCAGCGCGGCCGCCTCGCTCAGCGCGGGCCGCGTGCAGCTCAGCGATGGCACCGCGGGCGATTCCGCCCTCAGCCTCTCGCTGACGCTGACGCGCAGCGGTGGCTCGTCGATCAGCCTTGGCACCTTCAACACCGCCAACGGCACCGTGGGCCGCGACCGCGTGATCACCGCCGGCGCCGACGCGCAGGTGCGCGTGGACGGCCAGCTGATCCGCAGCTCCACCAACACCATCTCCAGCGCCATCCCCGGCCTGACCATCTCGGCGCTGAGCGCCGAGGTCGGCGCGATCACGACGGTGCAGGTGCAGCAGGACCTCGAAGCCGTGGCCAAGACGCTGCGCGATTTCGCGACGGCCTACAACGCCGTGCAGTCCTGGGCCACGACCAACAGCGCCGCCGGCGGCACGTTGGCCAACAGCTCCTCGCTGCGCTCGATGGCACAGTCGATGAGCACGGCGCTGCTGCAGACCGTGGTCGGCGCCACGGGCGTGTACACGTCGGCGGCGCTGGCGGGCCTGGAGCGCGACAAGAACGGCGTGCTCTCGCTGAAGGACACCGCCTTCCGCGCCGCCCTCGAGGCCGACCCCACGGGTGTGCGGCGCCTCTTCTCGCTCGCCGGCAGCGCCAGCGATGCGTCGGTGGAGTTCATCGCCGCTGGCAGCAAGACGCAGCCCTCCGACACGGGCTACGCGGTGGACATCACGCAGGTGGCCACGCAGGCGGAGACCATCGGCGCGGCGTTCGCGACCTACTCCACCGCCGGCACGCCGGACACGATGTCCATCACGGATGGGGCGACGGGTCGCACGGCGAGCGTGGCGCTGGCTGACGGCGACACCCTGGCCGCCATCGTGCTGCGCTTGAACACGGCGTTTGCCGCGGAGAGCGTGCGGCTGACGGCTGAGGAGTCAGGCGGTGCGCTGCGCATCGTGTCGGCCGAGTACGGCTCCGACGGCGGCTTCACGGTGGCCTACACGCCGGGCTCGGCGGACGGCACCTCTACGCTGGGCATCGCCGCCGGCAGCTACAGCGGACTCGATGTCGCCGGCAGCATCAATGGTGTCGTGGCGAGCGGCCGTGGGCAGATCCTCACGGGCGGCGCCAGCGACGACGCCGAGGGCTTGGCCATCCGGTACACCGGGGCGACGGCCCGCGCGGCCGGCAGCGTCACACTCTCGCTTGGCATTGGCGGGGTGTTGGGGCGCATTGCGCAGGAGTTGGCGTCCGAAGCCAGCGGTGCGGCCCTCCAAAGCACGACGGCAACGCTTAAGGCTGACGCGATCGATCCGAGACTAGACGACATCCAGAAGCGGCTCGATGCCCGGCGCGATGCCCTGATTCGCCAGTTCGTGGCGATGGAAGGTGCCCTCGCGAAGTCCCAGGCACTGAGTTCCGCCCTGACCGCTCAGATCGATTCCCTCCGCGCAACGACCTCAGACCGTTGA
- a CDS encoding flagellin — protein sequence MRINTNVGAMQAARSLGMVQESVKSSSEKLASGFRINKAADDAAGLGIANKLRSDIRAYQQATRNAEQANSVYAIADGAAQSVQKMLDRMKELASQSASDSVDGAARTRINAEFVALRSEIDRTVNTTKFQGNTLLNGGFGASVSGGTALAAGTGVYSAEISGTAAGTYTLSHAAGAVTMTDANGVSQTIAAGDMPADGSIASLNFSTFGLTVNTDSSFTAAGLDTLTVTVTAGSGTFLIGASGDYAGQDSLTISGATLDLRTSALGVDASTVDSLANAQTALTAIDGAISAVNTALGEIGAGQSRIESAVSNLRTVIQNFSAAESTIRDVDMADEMVKFSKNQILAQAGTAMLAQANQAGQGILRLLQ from the coding sequence ATGCGTATCAACACGAACGTGGGCGCGATGCAGGCCGCCCGCAGCCTGGGCATGGTCCAGGAGTCTGTGAAGTCGTCGAGCGAGAAGCTCGCGTCGGGCTTCCGGATCAACAAGGCCGCGGACGATGCCGCCGGCCTGGGTATCGCCAACAAGCTGCGCTCGGACATCCGTGCGTACCAGCAGGCGACCCGCAACGCGGAGCAGGCGAACTCGGTGTACGCGATCGCCGACGGCGCTGCGCAGTCCGTGCAGAAGATGCTTGACCGCATGAAGGAGCTGGCCTCGCAGTCCGCCTCGGACTCCGTGGACGGCGCCGCCCGCACGCGCATCAACGCCGAGTTCGTGGCGCTGCGCTCGGAAATCGACCGTACGGTCAACACCACGAAGTTCCAGGGCAACACGCTGCTCAACGGCGGCTTCGGCGCCTCGGTCTCGGGCGGCACCGCCCTGGCCGCCGGCACCGGCGTCTACAGCGCGGAGATCTCGGGCACGGCCGCCGGGACCTACACGCTCTCGCACGCTGCTGGCGCGGTCACGATGACCGACGCGAACGGCGTCTCGCAGACGATCGCCGCGGGCGACATGCCGGCGGACGGCTCGATTGCCTCGCTGAACTTCTCCACCTTCGGCCTGACGGTGAACACCGACAGCTCGTTCACGGCCGCTGGCCTGGACACGCTGACGGTGACGGTCACCGCCGGCTCGGGCACCTTCCTCATCGGCGCCTCCGGCGACTACGCCGGCCAGGACTCGCTGACGATCTCGGGCGCCACGCTCGACCTCCGCACCTCGGCCCTCGGCGTTGACGCGTCGACGGTGGACTCGCTGGCCAACGCGCAGACCGCGCTGACGGCGATCGACGGTGCTATCTCGGCCGTGAACACCGCCCTCGGTGAGATCGGCGCCGGCCAGAGCCGCATTGAGTCCGCGGTCTCGAACCTCCGCACCGTCATCCAGAACTTCTCGGCCGCGGAGAGCACGATCCGCGACGTCGACATGGCGGACGAGATGGTGAAGTTCTCCAAGAACCAGATCTTGGCTCAGGCCGGCACCGCGATGCTGGCGCAGGCGAACCAGGCTGGCCAGGGGATCCTTCGGCTCCTCCAGTAG
- a CDS encoding flagellar assembly protein FliW, translated as MSLATLPAPTSHSTPPTTGSHREVHTLFGPLSVDRAHVLTFADGLLGFPAQREWLVLASDRPQAAWLQSAETPELALLLVDPFAAFPGFSVMVPSDAQRALRAVPTDDVAVFAPVTLGAEGVPATANLCGLILINWRTRTGVQCVIDGGAWSVRSTVPAGVLD; from the coding sequence ATGAGTCTCGCGACGCTCCCTGCCCCGACCTCGCACTCCACGCCGCCGACCACCGGTTCGCATCGCGAAGTGCACACGCTCTTCGGCCCGCTGTCCGTGGACCGCGCGCACGTGCTCACCTTCGCGGATGGCCTGCTCGGCTTCCCCGCGCAGCGCGAGTGGCTGGTCTTGGCTTCCGACCGGCCACAGGCGGCCTGGCTGCAGTCGGCGGAGACGCCGGAGCTCGCGCTCCTGCTGGTCGATCCCTTCGCGGCGTTCCCCGGCTTCTCGGTGATGGTGCCCAGCGACGCGCAGCGCGCGTTGCGGGCCGTGCCCACCGACGACGTGGCCGTGTTCGCGCCCGTTACGCTTGGGGCCGAGGGCGTGCCGGCGACGGCGAATCTCTGCGGGCTCATCCTTATCAATTGGCGCACGCGCACGGGCGTGCAGTGCGTCATTGACGGTGGCGCCTGGTCCGTGCGGTCGACCGTTCCCGCGGGTGTCCTGGACTGA